Proteins found in one Leptidea sinapis chromosome 23, ilLepSina1.1, whole genome shotgun sequence genomic segment:
- the LOC126971168 gene encoding succinate--CoA ligase [ADP-forming] subunit beta, mitochondrial, giving the protein MATLLPRSLNFAEALLIKNATKLLAGSTAYSLPNKQQIRNLNVHEYVSYTLLRDHGIPVPKFNIAKTKDEAVKYAQELNSKDIVLKAQVLAGGRGKGSFKNGLKGGVRMVDNPELAGEIVDKMLKQYLVTKQTGAAGRICNMVMVTERKFPRREYYVAIMMERSFNGPVIIASSQGGVNIEDVAAENPEAITYEPIDIKTGITDEQVARVIEKIGLHEHASEASGMIKKMYDLFLKKDALLIEVNPYAEDALTGNFFCLDAKFRFDDNAQFRQKELFELRDFTQEDPKEIEAAKFDLNYIALDGNIGCMVNGAGLAMATMDIIKLYGGDPANFLDVGGGATSQAVSEAFRIILSDPKVTAILVNIFGGIMRCDVIAEGIINAAKNLNIQIPVIVRLQGTKVNEARKLIADSGLRIVPRDDLDEAAKLVVQLSEIVALAKKAGVEVKFDIPRYMIEK; this is encoded by the exons ATGGCGACTTTACTTCCTcgttctttaaattttgctgaagcccttttaattaaaaatgcaactAAG TTGTTGGCAGGCTCCACAGCATACAGTTTACCAAATAAACAACAAATTCGAAATTTGAATGTACACGAGTATGTAAGCTACACCTTATTAAGAGATCATGGCATTCCTGTACCAAAATTTAATATTGCTAAAACAAAGGATGAGGCAGTGAAGTACGCCCAAGAACTTAATTCTAAAGATATTGTCCTTAAGGCACAG gttctGGCTGGTGGCAGAGGAAAAGGTTCATTTAAAAATGGACTTAAAGGGGGTGTCAGAATGGTTGATAA CCCTGAATTGGCCGGAGAGATAGTTGATAAAATGTTAAAGCAGTATTTGGTAACCAAACAGACAGGAGCAGCGGGACGTATATGTAATATGGTAATGGTTACAGAGAGGAAGTTTCCTAGACGGGAATACTATGTAGCTATCATGATGGAAAGGAGTTTTAAT GGTCCAGTAATTATTGCTTCATCACAAGGTGGTGTGAATATTGAGGATGTTGCAGCCGAAAATCCTGAAGCCATAACATATGAGCCGATTGATATCAAGACAGGAATTACTGACGAACAAGTAGCCAGAGTTATTGAAAAG ATTGGTCTCCATGAACACGCATCAGAGGCGTCAGGAATGATAAAGAAAATGTATGACTTGTTTTTGAAGAAGGACGCGCTATTGATTGAAGTTAATCCTTACGCAGAAGATGCTCTTACTGGAAACT ttttctgCCTGGATGCCAAGTTTAGATTTGATGACAATGCTCAGTTCAGGCAAAAGGAATTGTTCGAACTGCGCGACTTCACTCAAGAAGATCCAAAGGAAATTGAAGCCGCTAAATTTGACCTGAACTACATTGCTCTCGATG GAAATATTGGGTGCATGGTGAACGGAGCAGGCTTGGCTATGGCTACAATGGACATCATCAAGCTATACGGTGGAGATCCAGCCAACTTCCTCGATGTTGGTGGTGGTGCAACCTCTCAGGCTGTCTCG GAAGCGTTCAGGATTATCTTATCTGATCCGAAAGTGACGGCTATCCTCGTTAACATCTTCGGCGGCATCATGCGGTGTGACGTCATTGCTGAGGGTATCATCAACGCGGCGAAGAATCTTAACATTCAAATTCCTGTGATTGTTCGTCTTCAG GGAACAAAAGTGAACGAAGCTCGCAAGTTGATAGCGGATTCTGGTCTGCGTATCGTGCCTCGTGATGACCTGGACGAGGCTGCGAAGCTGGTGGTGCAGTTGTCGGAGATCGTGGCCCTCGCGAAGAAGGCCGGCGTCGAGGTGAAGTTCGACATCCCGCGATACATGATTGAGAAGTAG